The following proteins are co-located in the Synechococcus sp. PROS-U-1 genome:
- a CDS encoding ABC transporter permease, which yields MARWGVVIVGIYLLVALITPLLVSIGILPDANAGLENPIYSGPSWTHWCGTDRLGRDVCVRTMAGSGVALQVVLLAVGLALLVGVPLGMVSGYFGGAVDRLMVLLMDTLYTLPVLLLSVVLAFLLGKGIPNAAAALCVVYVPQYFRVVRNQTAQVKSELFVEAAQSLGAGPLWILRRYLFRNVITSVPVLLTLNAADAVLVLGGLGFLGLGLPETVPEWGGDLNLALAAVPTGVWWTALFPGLAMFVLVLGLSFLGEGIEAWVSGGEARPASD from the coding sequence ATGGCCCGCTGGGGGGTGGTGATCGTGGGGATCTACCTCTTGGTGGCGTTGATCACGCCGTTGCTGGTGAGTATCGGGATCCTTCCGGATGCCAATGCAGGCCTGGAGAACCCGATTTATTCCGGTCCCAGCTGGACCCATTGGTGCGGCACCGATCGGCTGGGTCGTGATGTCTGTGTGCGCACCATGGCGGGCAGTGGGGTGGCCCTTCAGGTGGTGCTCCTGGCGGTTGGCTTGGCGTTGTTGGTTGGTGTGCCCCTGGGCATGGTGAGTGGTTATTTCGGTGGAGCTGTTGATCGCCTGATGGTGCTGCTGATGGACACGCTCTACACCCTGCCGGTGTTGTTGCTGTCGGTGGTGTTGGCGTTTCTTCTGGGCAAGGGAATTCCCAATGCGGCGGCAGCGTTGTGTGTGGTGTATGTGCCGCAGTACTTCCGGGTGGTGCGCAACCAAACCGCCCAGGTCAAAAGCGAGCTGTTTGTGGAAGCGGCCCAAAGCCTTGGGGCGGGGCCGCTTTGGATCCTGCGGCGTTATTTGTTCCGCAACGTGATCACTTCCGTGCCGGTGCTGCTCACCCTCAATGCCGCCGATGCGGTGCTGGTGCTGGGGGGACTGGGGTTTCTGGGCCTAGGCCTGCCGGAGACCGTGCCCGAATGGGGTGGTGATCTCAATCTGGCGCTTGCTGCGGTGCCCACCGGGGTGTGGTGGACGGCGTTGTTCCCAGGCCTGGCGATGTTTGTTTTGGTGCTGGGTCTGTCCTTCCTTGGGGAAGGCATTGAGGCCTGGGTGAGCGGCGGCGAAGCCAGGCCCGCGTCAGACTGA
- the trmH gene encoding tRNA (guanosine(18)-2'-O)-methyltransferase TrmH: MPLLPRRFERLKSVLNHRMADLTVLLEHVEKPHNLSAILRSCDAVGALEAHAVSFEGRPRTFNSTAQGSQKWVPLHDHPDTETAIRCLKERGFRLYGTHLGVNAKDYRDCDFTGPTAFVLGAEKWGLTDKARDLMDEALFIPMRGMVQSLNVSVATATLLFEALRQRQAAGLAPTQGEGLKPEQYQQLLFEWCYPEVARWCQEQQKPYPALTDEGELMEELPRTVKLRC, translated from the coding sequence ATGCCCCTGCTGCCGCGACGGTTTGAGCGGCTGAAATCCGTGCTGAACCACCGGATGGCGGATCTCACGGTGCTGCTCGAGCACGTGGAGAAACCCCACAACCTCTCCGCCATCCTGCGCAGCTGTGATGCCGTCGGAGCCCTCGAAGCCCACGCGGTGAGCTTCGAGGGACGCCCGCGAACGTTCAACAGCACGGCCCAGGGCAGCCAGAAATGGGTGCCTCTTCACGACCACCCCGATACCGAAACAGCCATCCGCTGCTTGAAAGAACGGGGGTTCCGCCTCTACGGGACCCATCTGGGCGTGAATGCCAAGGACTATCGGGACTGCGACTTCACTGGCCCCACCGCCTTTGTGCTCGGCGCGGAGAAATGGGGTCTGACCGATAAAGCAAGAGACTTGATGGATGAAGCGCTGTTCATCCCCATGCGCGGCATGGTGCAGTCACTGAATGTCTCGGTCGCCACCGCGACCCTGTTGTTTGAGGCGCTGCGCCAACGCCAGGCCGCTGGCCTGGCACCGACCCAGGGGGAAGGGCTCAAGCCAGAGCAGTACCAGCAGTTGCTATTCGAGTGGTGCTATCCCGAGGTGGCCCGCTGGTGCCAGGAGCAGCAAAAGCCTTATCCCGCCTTGACTGACGAGGGCGAACTGATGGAGGAGCTGCCTCGGACTGTGAAGCTGCGCTGCTGA
- a CDS encoding FKBP-type peptidyl-prolyl cis-trans isomerase: MGNPAAETKNVARVKALQRKQPAMTKLKTTVLRTSKGAKISEGDTIYAWYAGKLLKNGKQFDANYDFKSFAVSTPSPSYVQLNSKTLLEPKQKPLLNFVVGGGTVIPGMDEAFKQNRRVGEVVEITIPAKQAYGKEGSGDSIPPNSDLVFTVEVVASQKTASSDPKFTQLKDFGVNTKKLGLTPEALNELNAVKIGLDSADRLIGDNSKDLLVGLNGNDKLVGAGGADVLIGGGGKNRFVYTDINDSPAGKSENDSIYGFGKKDKINLRALDADLSFIGADKFSGAAGDVRFKKGLLELDLDGDGSADFSIALPGTKALKDSNLLL; this comes from the coding sequence GTGGGGAATCCAGCTGCAGAAACGAAAAACGTCGCCAGAGTAAAAGCATTGCAACGCAAGCAACCCGCTATGACCAAGCTCAAAACCACGGTTTTGCGTACATCAAAAGGGGCCAAAATTTCCGAAGGAGACACAATTTACGCTTGGTATGCTGGAAAATTACTCAAGAATGGCAAACAGTTTGATGCCAATTACGACTTCAAATCGTTTGCAGTTTCCACTCCAAGCCCAAGCTATGTGCAACTGAACAGCAAGACGCTGCTTGAACCAAAACAAAAGCCCTTACTGAATTTTGTTGTCGGTGGAGGCACTGTTATCCCAGGGATGGACGAAGCGTTTAAACAAAACCGACGTGTGGGGGAGGTTGTAGAGATAACCATTCCAGCCAAACAGGCCTACGGCAAAGAGGGTTCTGGTGACAGCATTCCGCCCAACAGCGATCTTGTCTTCACGGTTGAAGTTGTTGCCTCACAGAAAACAGCCAGTTCCGATCCCAAATTCACCCAACTGAAAGACTTCGGAGTTAACACGAAAAAGCTTGGTCTGACACCTGAGGCGTTGAATGAGCTCAATGCAGTGAAGATTGGCCTCGACAGCGCCGATCGGCTGATCGGAGACAACAGCAAGGATCTGCTCGTTGGCCTGAATGGAAACGACAAACTGGTAGGGGCAGGCGGCGCCGATGTGTTGATTGGTGGTGGCGGCAAGAACCGTTTCGTCTACACCGACATCAACGACTCACCCGCCGGCAAAAGTGAGAACGACAGCATCTACGGCTTCGGGAAAAAAGACAAAATCAACCTGCGCGCCCTCGACGCTGACCTCTCCTTCATCGGGGCGGACAAGTTCTCCGGTGCCGCCGGAGACGTACGGTTCAAGAAAGGGCTCCTTGAGCTGGATCTGGATGGCGACGGAAGCGCAGACTTCTCGATTGCCCTGCCGGGAACCAAAGCACTGAAGGACTCCAATCTTCTGCTCTAA
- a CDS encoding MGMT family protein has protein sequence MLLLWRRFSFLQLDSPQTFDQRVWSEVTRIPHGRLATYGQIADLIGAYGCARQVGWALRRLKLPSTVPWHRVVNAQGRISMSLSREGSDWMQRELLMAEGIPVDVEGRLPLRQFLWYSDAHAGD, from the coding sequence ATGCTTTTACTCTGGCGACGTTTTTCGTTTCTGCAGCTGGATTCCCCACAGACGTTTGATCAGCGGGTCTGGAGTGAGGTGACTCGCATCCCGCATGGGCGGTTGGCCACCTATGGCCAGATCGCCGACTTGATCGGTGCCTATGGCTGTGCGCGTCAGGTTGGCTGGGCGCTGCGTCGCCTCAAGCTCCCTTCAACCGTGCCCTGGCACCGTGTTGTGAATGCGCAGGGGCGGATTTCGATGAGCCTCAGTCGTGAAGGAAGTGACTGGATGCAGCGCGAGCTGCTCATGGCAGAGGGCATTCCGGTGGATGTGGAAGGACGCTTGCCGCTGCGTCAGTTCCTCTGGTACTCGGACGCCCATGCTGGGGATTGA